The Oryza brachyantha chromosome 6, ObraRS2, whole genome shotgun sequence region TTCAAACGCTCGCCTTCCCACCAACCATGTCCTTTCCCTccattcctcctcctcctcccatggACGCGTACAtaggcgcggcgcggcgcgcgcgtgcgcggcgTGTCGTGAGATGAGAGGCAGAGCCCGCGTGCGGTCATATGGACGCCATCTTCGCGCTCCCGCCGGGGGCCCGGGCGCGGGCCAtggggcgcgcggcggcgcgcgtccCGGGCAGCATCTACCTCTGCCTctgggcgccggcggcggtcgccGGCCTCCAGCCCGAGTGAGCGAGCGCTGCCCTTCTCTGCTGTCCCTGTCGGTCGGTCGCTTCTGTTTCTTTCGGTGTTCTTACGTACGCctgtgtgcgcgcgcgcgtgcagcCATTTGTTCTGCTTGGACGCgtggatcggcggcggcggcggcgatcgcgCGCTGGAGATGTTCGAGGCGTACCGGGGCGCGATCTGCGCCACCGTGAGCGGGTAAGCTACGGCGACCGTGCATTGAAGCTCTCTTGCGGTTGTGGTCAGAGTTGAGAGAGCTGGCGTGCGTGCAGGTGCGTGCCGGGGTGGGCGTACAAGGAGGGCGCCGCGTGCATGGAGCTGCCGGAGCCCGACCTGACGGCGTCGGCGTTGCTGCAGGTGCAGCAGCAGTTCTACCGGGAAACGGGCACGGAGGTAAGAACGATGCATTGCATCAATGGCACAGCCGTGGATAGCTGGATCGATGAGCGAGGTGGTTAATTTCGTGTCATGGCAGATGGCGGTGTTCATGGGATGCGAGAGCGGGGAGATCGAGGTCGGCCTGTCGACCGCATCGGCGGCGTCcgctgcggcggtggcgaatGAGGTGCGGCAGTCGATCCTGGAGGAGCTCCTCcagatgccgccgccgtcctcctcgtcctcctcgctgCTGTCGCTGTCCGTCGGGAGCCCGGAGTACTCCTCGTTCGTTCGCTCGATGTCGACGTCGGTcaccgcggccgccgcagccgccgccgtggagccGTCGACGCGAACGCGAGCACTACCACAGCAACCGTCGCCGCTTCCGTCTCCAATGCACGGCGACCTACTCGCGCCTGTCTACGGCGAGTTCCCCGTCTCCGAAGACGACGCGACGATGGCGCAGGCAATGCTCGCGGTCATCTCCACCTcgcccgccccgccgcctcctccgttGCATCCTCCCGTCCGGCGCAGCGTGCGTCCCGCATCGCCACCGCGCCGGGCAACGGCGTTCAAGGCTTACAAcgccgcgctctcgccgcgggCACGGCTGCGGCCGCCGGGCGCGCCGGGCCAGAGGATGATAAAGACGGGCATCTCGCTCCTGGCCAGCGTGTACACGGCAACGCGCAACCAGgagctcgcggcggcgcgccagCGAGACACGCGCGCCGCTTTAGCGccgccccctccgccgcccagCAGCAGCCAGCTGCACCACATGATCTCGGagcgtcgccggcgagagcGGATCAACGACAGCTTCCAGACGCTCAGAGCATTGCTCCCACCCGGATCAAAGGTACAAGAAAACAAGATCAAGCATCGCTTACTCATCGTTACTCATCTCTCGTTTCACTATTTTCTCAATGCGATTTGCTCTCTAATATATTAACGCGCAAATCTTTTACGCGTTCGAGAAAAATCAATGCGATTTGCAACTTCGATGAACCAATTTATCATCTGTAGAGAGACAAGGCGGCGGTTCTCGCCAACACGACGGAGTACATGGACAAGCTGATATCGCAGGTGTCGGAGCTCGAGGAGAAGAACCGGCAGCTGGAGGCGCAGCTCGCCATGCATGCCATTGCCGGCGAGCCCCAGCAGACCGCAGCCTtcggcggtggcagcggcgaGGAGTCGTCGGAGAGGGTACGCGTCGACGTGGCCATCGTCGGAtcatcggcgtcggcgtcgcatCGGTCCCGGGAGGTGAGCATCAGGGTGGCGGTGCGCGCCGAGTGCGACGTGTCgaagctcgtcgtcgccgtgctctCGCGGCTGAGAGGGATGGGCCGCTTCGGCGTGGTGTCCGTCGACGCGAGGCAAAGGGACAGCTCGCTTGCACAGGCCAGTCTCACACTGCGTGTCACGGTACGATCTCTACCATCACATCTCGTCTCCTTTTCGAACacatgaaattttatattccgtataaattttgcatttgaaATGGTTCACTTTTAATCTAAGTtggaccattcgttttattcaaaaagatTTACATAgtcattgattattttgttataatttgatttatcacCAGAGACACTCTAatcatgatttataattttatatatttacgtaaaaaattaaacaagctaaaaagtcaaaacgtAGTTTAAAAAGTCGACGATGTTATATAAGAAAACCTACGGAGTTACAGGCAAACacaaaaatcatgtaaaaCTCCTCCACTTTAAAGGAGGTCTTAGATCTTTTTAGATGCGCATAGA contains the following coding sequences:
- the LOC102720058 gene encoding LOW QUALITY PROTEIN: putative transcription factor bHLH041 (The sequence of the model RefSeq protein was modified relative to this genomic sequence to represent the inferred CDS: substituted 1 base at 1 genomic stop codon); translation: MDAIFALPPGARARAMGRAAARVPGSIYLCLWAPAAVAGLQPEXASAALLCCPCRHLFCLDAWIGGGGGDRALEMFEAYRGAICATVSGCVPGWAYKEGAACMELPEPDLTASALLQVQQQFYRETGTEMAVFMGCESGEIEVGLSTASAASAAAVANEVRQSILEELLQMPPPSSSSSSLLSLSVGSPEYSSFVRSMSTSVTAAAAAAAVEPSTRTRALPQQPSPLPSPMHGDLLAPVYGEFPVSEDDATMAQAMLAVISTSPAPPPPPLHPPVRRSVRPASPPRRATAFKAYNAALSPRARLRPPGAPGQRMIKTGISLLASVYTATRNQELAAARQRDTRAALAPPPPPPSSSQLHHMISERRRRERINDSFQTLRALLPPGSKRDKAAVLANTTEYMDKLISQVSELEEKNRQLEAQLAMHAIAGEPQQTAAFGGGSGEESSERVRVDVAIVGSSASASHRSREVSIRVAVRAECDVSKLVVAVLSRLRGMGRFGVVSVDARQRDSSLAQASLTLRVTAGDVCDETSLKEAVTEAVDGAVPVAPPPPAASP